A stretch of DNA from Cryptomeria japonica chromosome 4, Sugi_1.0, whole genome shotgun sequence:
GCTGTGGAGTTAGGATGAATGAGCAACTTTGGCTAACTGTGCAATCGCGTGGTAATCTAGACCGTCGATGTGGAGGAAGATGCTAATCTAGACCGTCGATGTGAAGGAGTTTGAAACAAAGATAGAACTATATGTATCTTGAAAGAGATAAACCTATTTGTAGGTGGTCCCCATCAGCTAGTTGAGTTGTGAgataaaataaagtttaaaaagggatgttaaaaatataaattatattttatcaaTGGATATGTTTGATGAAGGAGACATATCTTTCCATACATGCACTTATTTAAGGATCTCTGGATCCATTTATTTGATGTACAAAAAATATATAGAAAACATCAATCTATTTCTCTCCAATTTTCAACATACTCTtcatttataaatgtttatattttaattgcatatatttttaatttattagtaCATTGTTTGAATGTATTTCTTTGTACCATTCACTAATGATTTATAAAATCACAAGTTACAAGTAAAAGTTTTTGTAAATTGTATCTATGGTGTTTCTTTGTGAAAGAATTTACATATTATTATTGTATTTGAATACAAAaatactatctattgtgacaaaaACAATAGATTGTTCTTGACAATACAATTTATATCCAACTTTAAATGATGATGAAACTATTTGACAACCTTTCACATTTCATGATAAAATATGATTTCTTGTGCTCACTTTTAATATTTATGAAAGGACAACATGTAATATGAAGTACTCCAATACATATATGTTATTATCCCAATAATTGTACatataagaataatatttttctaCATAACAACAATACTTGTTTACATATGCACCTTATTTTATAAATGGAACACTTATATTATGTAGTTATGATATTGTATATGAACCAAACAAATATTTATTCACTTGTTAactaatataattataattttatatatgaTATTCATAAGTTCTCATGTGTTCATGTAAGGATCTCTTGACAAACATTTGATAATTTGTCAATATACATGTGAACAAATTATTgacaatatataatataaatatataaatcctAAAACCACTAATCCTGTACCAACAATAAAACCCTACTGGACTATAGACCCTTACTTATTTTGGAAATATTATAACTAATATGAACTCTAAAACTTGACCCCATCTCTTAGGGTAGGCACAGCTGTGAGTGGTACAGCTTTTTGTAGAGTTAAGCCAAATCTCTCAGACATATCAATACCTGCATCGTTGTCCATAGGAATGGACCAAGTGAAGGCTTGCAGCATTGATCCCACCACCAAATGAACCTGTCTGTGTGCCAATGGAAGCCCAATACATATCCTTCTTCCTGCTCCAAATGGTATCAATTCAAAATCCTGGCCTTTGTAGTCAATTTTGGATTCCAAAAACCTATCCGGATTAAAGTTTAAGGGATCCTTCCACACACTAGTGTCTCTCCCCATTGCCCACAAATTCACAAGGACATGGGTATTCTCTGAAATAAGAAATCCATCAATCTCACGACTCACATCTGCTTTTCTAATCATCATTGGGACTGGAGGGTGTAATCGAAACACTTCTTTCACAGCTGCTCGCAGATATGGAAGATTGTCTATGTCTGCCTCCTCCATTCTTCTCTCAACACCCACAACATCATCAAGCTCTGCTTGGGCTTTTCTCATAAGTTCCGGTTTCCTCAGAAGCTCTGTCATTGTCCATTCAATTGTTGCTGAAGTTGTGTCGATCCCTGCAATAAACATGTCCTGCCAAAACAAGAATTTGGGCAGTGTTATTTATATGAACAATCATAAGCAAAGATTTTATAAGGATAGAATTAGTTTCCACAGTTCATGAATTAGAGTGGAATTTCTTTTGAGCTAAATAGTGTATAATTGTTTGATTGACGTTTCGAATCGCAATCAATGATTCATCATGAAAAAGAATTGTaaaatttttttttcatattatttttctGATGATGAATCATTGGATGTAATTTGAAACATGATCATAAATCATACACAATTTAACCCAAAAGAAACTGCATCTTAATACACAGACCAATTCAGAAATTAGAAATATTGTTTTGGGTAAGTGGGAAAGTTGAAAACAATTAGTCTATATGAGTGAATATAATATATATGCATTTGTAGAAATCACAGCTATTCAGTTTGAGATTTTCCGTTCATGCCAAATTAATCTTACCATCAGGATTGCTTTCATGCTGTCCAGAGTAATTTGTGCACCATCTTCTCTCAAATTCAACATTACATCCAGGAAATCCTTCACTTCGTTGCCACTAACAGTCCTCTGTGCTAGTCGCTCATCAATGACTCTGTTAAACATGTCATCAAAACGTTTGGCCAAACTGATAGCTTTGACAGTCAGCCCCTGAACATCAAACCTACCCAGAAAAGGGAAAAAGTCGGATAAGTTTGGAACCCCTGCCAACTCGAGGACTTCTCTTACCATGCTCTTAAACTCTGTAGCTTGTGCAGAGCCTGACTCAAGCAGTTTTTTGCCACAAACAGTCTTACCCATAATGCTAAGAGAAATCATAAACGCTTTCTCCCCAATCTTGGTACTATTCCCTTGTTTACAATCCTCCATGATCTCATCAATAGTGCTATATATTTCCTCTCTTCTCAATTGTTGCAGAGCCTCGAGCCTTTTGACACTGAAAATCTCTGAGTTGGAGATCTTTCTAAGCAAGCGCCAATGAGCGCCATAAGGACTCCATAATAGACTTGTGCCTTTGTAGGAAAATGCGCTTATAACTGTATTGATTGTCCTGCTTGCAAAGCTCTGGTCATTGTTCTTCAGTACTTCTCTTGCCATGGATTCAGATGACACAACCAAAGTTGTCTGCATGCCCAATTTGATGGTCATGAGAGGTCCATATTTCTGTGCAAGATGGAAGAGAGATTGGTGGGGCT
This window harbors:
- the LOC131040581 gene encoding geraniol 8-hydroxylase, translated to MDSISVASLSYSLAAGILLVILILFLKKKSNSSLSLRPPPGPPGWPIIGNIFQLGDKPHQSLFHLAQKYGPLMTIKLGMQTTLVVSSESMAREVLKNNDQSFASRTINTVISAFSYKGTSLLWSPYGAHWRLLRKISNSEIFSVKRLEALQQLRREEIYSTIDEIMEDCKQGNSTKIGEKAFMISLSIMGKTVCGKKLLESGSAQATEFKSMVREVLELAGVPNLSDFFPFLGRFDVQGLTVKAISLAKRFDDMFNRVIDERLAQRTVSGNEVKDFLDVMLNLREDGAQITLDSMKAILMDMFIAGIDTTSATIEWTMTELLRKPELMRKAQAELDDVVGVERRMEEADIDNLPYLRAAVKEVFRLHPPVPMMIRKADVSREIDGFLISENTHVLVNLWAMGRDTSVWKDPLNFNPDRFLESKIDYKGQDFELIPFGAGRRICIGLPLAHRQVHLVVGSMLQAFTWSIPMDNDAGIDMSERFGLTLQKAVPLTAVPTLRDGVKF